A genomic segment from Diospyros lotus cultivar Yz01 chromosome 5, ASM1463336v1, whole genome shotgun sequence encodes:
- the LOC127802796 gene encoding LOW QUALITY PROTEIN: uncharacterized protein LOC127802796 (The sequence of the model RefSeq protein was modified relative to this genomic sequence to represent the inferred CDS: deleted 1 base in 1 codon) — protein MTGRTSGLIASPLVLQPINVFPSPRRSKPNFLIAICRAQNKPTRKKPGYGTSRRSILKKSFVQEQVMFSGPLSGDPHVAIIGGGMSGLLCALTLDGRGIRSTVFDTGLHGLGGRMGTRKIDPQPLIFDHAAQFFTVSDPGFAKLVDGWSEKGLVREWRGTIGELEVGGQFVPLPSSPPRYVGVNGMRPLADSILSQTCMVNVVQPCWISKIDPFNGMWHLSENRKPRGQFDALVIAHNGKCANRLLASSGLPLIARQMKKLELSSIWALLAAFEDPLPIPPNSVTFEGAFVKGVDSLSWMANNTKKLSCPPNSPHCWTFFSTAAFGRRNKVPQENIPAATAEKVKEAMFKGIEEALGLSKNSLKRPFYTRLQLWGAGLPTNTPRIPSIFDPHGRAGICGDWLLGSSLEAAALSGISLANHIADYFQSGGVRPEEFTVGLDNAFQPLEGHDIGQFPGLGSNEQTAGAEAIQLGT, from the exons ATGACGGGCAGAACCAGTGGCCTGATTGCTTCGCCTCTCGTTCTTCAACCCATCAACGTCTTCCCTTCTCCAAGACGCTCGAAACCCAATTTCCTCATCGCCATTTGCAGGGCCCAAAACAAACCCACCCGCAAGAAACCAGGGTATGGTACCTCGAGGCGGTCCATTCTGAAGAAGAGCTTCGTCCAGGAGCAGGTAATGTTCAGCGGTCCACTTTCCGGCGATCCCCACGTCGCCATAATCGGCGGCGGGATGTCGGGTCTTCTTTGTGCTCTCACTTTGGACGGCCGAGGGATCCGCTCTACGGTGTTCGACACG GGGCTTCATGGCTTAGGAGGAAGAATGGGAACTAGAAAAATTGATCCACAGCCTCTGATATTTGACCATGCAGCTCAGTTCTTTACTGTCAGTGATCCTGGATTTGCTAAGTTGGTGGATGGATGGTCTGAGAAAGGCCTGGTTCGAGAATGGAGGGGTACAATTGGAGAGCTTGAAGTA GGTGGTCAATTTGTACCACTTCCTTCTTCCCCTCCAAGGTATGTAGGTGTTAATGGGATGCGCCCACTTGCGGATTCAATTCTATCTCAG ACATGTATGGTTAATGTAGTGCAGCCTTGCTGGATAAGTAAAATAGATCCATTTAATGGgatgtggcacttgagtgagaATAGAAAGCCTCGTGGGCAGTTTGATGCCCTTGTCATTGCACATAATG GAAAATGTGCAAATAGGTTGCTTGCTTCATCAGGCTTACCACTTATTGCAAGACAAATGAAG AAGCTTGAACTGAGTTCTATATGGGCTCTTCTTGCTGCATTTGAGGATCCTCTTCCAATCCCTCCTAATTCAGTTACTTTTGAAGGAGCTTTTGTAAAAGGAGTTGATTCTCTCTCTTGGATGGCAAACAACACAAAGAAACTATCATGCCCCCCAAACTCTCCTCACTGTTGGACCTTCTTCAGCACAGCTGCTTTTGGAAGAAGGAACAAGGTTCCACAG GAAAATATTCCAGCTGCCACAGCGGAGAAGGTGAAGGAAGCAATGTTTAAGGGCATAGAGGAAGCACTGGGATTATCAAAAAACTCACTGAAGAGACCCTTTTATACTCGACTTCAATTATG GGGTGCTGGTCTTCCCACTAATACCCCGCGCATTCCTTCCATCTTTGATCCTCATGGAAGGGCTGGCATATGTGGTGATTGGCTACTGGGTTCAAGTCTAGAGGCAGCAGCCTTAAGTGGCATATCTCTTGCTAATCAT ATTGCAGATTACTTCCAAAGCGGTGGAGTTCGTCCAGAAGAGTTCACTGTTGGTTTAGATAATGCCTTTCAACCACTCGAAGGACATGATATTGGTCAATTTCCTGGTCTAGGCTCAAATGAACAAACAGCTGGGGCTGAGGCCATTCAGCTTGGCACTTGA